The following coding sequences lie in one Flavobacterium cyclinae genomic window:
- a CDS encoding anthranilate synthase component I family protein — protein MKKYKLHTHYKQILADTITPVSIYLKIRDKFPNSILLESSDYHANDNSFSYICFNPIASIKVENRKIETQLPDGFSEIIPIDADVNVAKEIENFSNQFETEKSDFKFITQGLFGYLAYDSIQYFEKVSIAKKSTENEIPEIFYAVYQNIIAINHFKNEAYIFCHSVDGSNNIAEIEQLFQAKNFASFSFQKSGNGTSNLTDDEFKNYVTLAKKHCLRGEVFQLVLSRRFSQDFKGDEFNVYRALRSINPSPYLFYFDYGNFKIFGSSPEAQLVIKNNLAEIHPIAGTFKRTGNDEQDAELAKKLGEDTKENSEHVMLVDLARNDLSRSCNEVKVEKYKEVQFFSHVIHLVSKVSGKLKENHTFMELVAKTFPAGTLTGAPKIKAMELIENIEKTNRSFYGGAIGVLDFEGNFNHAIMIRSFLSKNHTLHFRAGAGIVESSSEENEMQEVYNKLGALQKALDLAENI, from the coding sequence ATGAAAAAATATAAATTACATACCCACTACAAACAAATTCTAGCCGACACCATTACACCAGTGAGTATTTACTTGAAGATTCGCGATAAATTTCCAAACAGTATTCTTTTGGAGAGTTCTGATTATCATGCGAATGACAACAGTTTTTCGTATATCTGTTTTAATCCAATTGCATCAATAAAAGTAGAAAACAGAAAGATTGAAACACAATTACCAGATGGTTTTTCAGAAATTATCCCAATTGATGCTGATGTTAATGTTGCTAAAGAAATCGAAAACTTTTCAAATCAATTTGAAACAGAAAAGTCAGATTTTAAATTCATAACACAAGGATTATTTGGTTATTTAGCTTATGATTCGATTCAATATTTTGAAAAAGTATCAATTGCAAAAAAATCAACAGAAAACGAAATTCCTGAAATCTTTTACGCTGTTTATCAGAATATAATCGCAATCAATCATTTTAAAAACGAAGCGTATATATTCTGTCATAGTGTTGACGGAAGCAACAATATAGCTGAAATCGAACAATTATTTCAAGCGAAAAACTTTGCTTCATTCTCCTTCCAAAAATCAGGAAACGGAACTTCTAACTTAACTGATGACGAATTCAAAAATTATGTTACATTAGCCAAAAAACATTGTTTACGTGGTGAAGTTTTTCAATTGGTTTTATCTAGAAGATTTTCTCAAGATTTCAAAGGTGATGAATTCAATGTGTATCGTGCTTTACGAAGTATCAATCCTTCACCTTATTTGTTTTATTTCGATTACGGAAATTTCAAAATATTTGGTTCATCGCCTGAAGCACAATTGGTTATCAAAAACAATCTTGCTGAAATTCATCCTATCGCTGGTACATTCAAACGCACAGGAAACGACGAACAAGATGCCGAATTAGCTAAAAAATTAGGCGAAGACACCAAAGAAAACAGCGAACACGTTATGTTAGTCGATTTAGCTAGAAATGATTTAAGCAGAAGCTGTAACGAAGTGAAAGTAGAAAAATACAAGGAAGTCCAATTTTTCTCTCACGTAATTCATTTGGTTTCAAAAGTATCAGGAAAATTAAAAGAAAATCATACTTTTATGGAGTTAGTTGCTAAAACTTTTCCAGCCGGAACACTAACTGGTGCTCCAAAAATAAAAGCTATGGAATTGATTGAAAACATTGAAAAAACCAACAGAAGTTTTTATGGTGGCGCCATCGGAGTTTTGGATTTTGAAGGGAATTTCAATCACGCTATTATGATTCGTTCTTTTTTGAGTAAAAATCATACTTTACATTTTCGGGCGGGAGCCGGAATTGTAGAAAGTTCCTCAGAAGAAAACGAAATGCAAGAAGTTTATAATAAATTAGGAGCATTACAAAAAGCATTAGATTTAGCAGAAAACATATAA
- a CDS encoding anthranilate synthase component II: MKIAVIDNYDSFTYNLVHYLEDLNAEVTVFRNDEFELNELEKFDKILLSPGPGIPDEAGLLKDVIKKYASSKSIFGVCLGLQAIGEVFGGKLTNLEKVYHGVATKVTKNEDDFIFNDLPNEFEVGRYHSWVVSNENLPEDLIVTSTDENGQIMSMKHAHFDIRGVQYHPESVLTPYGKKILENWLSH; the protein is encoded by the coding sequence ATGAAAATAGCAGTTATAGACAATTACGATAGTTTTACATATAATTTGGTTCACTATTTAGAAGATTTGAACGCTGAAGTAACCGTTTTCAGAAACGACGAGTTTGAATTAAATGAATTGGAAAAATTTGATAAAATTCTACTTTCTCCAGGACCAGGAATACCTGATGAAGCGGGTTTACTAAAAGATGTGATAAAAAAATACGCTTCTTCAAAAAGTATTTTTGGTGTATGCCTTGGTTTGCAAGCAATTGGTGAAGTTTTCGGAGGAAAATTAACCAACTTAGAAAAAGTCTATCATGGTGTAGCTACAAAAGTTACTAAAAATGAAGATGATTTTATTTTTAATGATTTACCTAACGAATTCGAAGTTGGGCGTTACCATTCTTGGGTCGTTTCAAATGAAAACCTTCCAGAAGATTTAATCGTAACTTCTACTGATGAAAACGGTCAAATCATGTCGATGAAACACGCTCATTTTGATATTCGAGGTGTTCAATATCATCCAGAAAGCGTTTTAACGCCTTACGGAAAAAAAATCCTAGAGAATTGGCTTAGCCATTAA
- the trpD gene encoding anthranilate phosphoribosyltransferase, which yields MKNILNRLIQHEILTKEEAKDVLVNISSGSYNPSQIAAFMTVYMMRSITIEELAGLREALLELCIPVDFSAYNTIDLCGTGGDGKDTFNISTLASFIVAGAGIKVAKHGNYGVSSISGSSNVMEKMGVKFTNDISFLTKSIEETNIAILHAPLFHPAMKNVGPIRKELGVKTFFNMLGPMVNPSFPKNQMVGVFSLELARMYAYLYQNTTTNYSILHGLSGFDEVSLTDEVKLISNTSEQILKPTDFKLPECKLETIKGGTTVDESAKIFYDVISGKGTTAQNNVVCANAAIAIQTVEKLNYDEALAKAQESLTSGKALEKLKKLIAISN from the coding sequence ATGAAAAATATATTAAATCGTTTAATTCAACACGAAATCTTAACTAAAGAGGAAGCTAAAGATGTTTTGGTCAATATTTCTTCAGGAAGTTACAATCCGAGTCAAATTGCAGCATTTATGACGGTTTACATGATGCGAAGCATTACCATTGAAGAACTAGCTGGTTTACGTGAAGCTTTGTTGGAATTGTGTATTCCTGTTGATTTTTCCGCCTACAATACCATCGATTTGTGTGGAACGGGTGGAGATGGTAAAGACACGTTCAATATTTCCACTTTAGCTTCTTTCATCGTAGCTGGAGCAGGAATTAAAGTCGCGAAACATGGAAATTACGGTGTTTCTTCGATTTCAGGATCGAGCAATGTAATGGAAAAAATGGGCGTAAAATTCACAAATGATATTAGTTTTTTGACCAAGTCTATCGAAGAAACCAATATTGCCATTCTTCATGCTCCACTCTTCCACCCTGCTATGAAAAATGTTGGACCAATTCGAAAAGAACTTGGTGTAAAAACGTTTTTTAATATGTTGGGACCAATGGTAAATCCTTCCTTTCCAAAAAATCAAATGGTGGGAGTTTTTAGTTTGGAATTAGCGCGAATGTATGCCTATTTATATCAAAACACTACTACCAACTACTCCATTTTACACGGATTAAGTGGTTTTGACGAAGTTTCCTTAACCGATGAAGTAAAATTAATTTCTAATACATCCGAACAAATCTTAAAACCAACAGATTTTAAACTTCCCGAATGTAAATTAGAAACTATCAAAGGCGGAACAACTGTTGATGAATCAGCTAAAATTTTCTACGATGTCATTTCTGGAAAAGGAACAACGGCTCAAAACAATGTTGTTTGCGCTAATGCAGCCATCGCCATTCAAACGGTTGAAAAATTAAATTATGATGAAGCTTTAGCCAAAGCGCAAGAAAGTTTAACCAGCGGAAAAGCATTGGAGAAATTGAAAAAATTAATCGCAATAAGTAACTAA
- the trpC gene encoding indole-3-glycerol phosphate synthase TrpC, producing the protein MNILDKIITDKKREVELKKSIIPVSQLETSVLFNSRTYSMSKLLKNSFSGIIAEHKRRSPSKSVINNNHSVEDVVLGYQNAGVCGISVLTDAKYFGGSLDDLLLAKSSVNVPLLRKEFIVDEYQILEAKAHGADVILLIAAVLTREKIKQLSEFAQSLGLEVLLEVHNLEELEKSIMPSLDMIGVNNRNLKTFEVSLDYSKELATKIPDEFVKVSESGISSIEAVNELQQFGYQGFLTGEHFMKTENPGLEAKRFIQKLMS; encoded by the coding sequence ATGAATATTTTAGATAAAATCATCACCGACAAAAAACGTGAAGTCGAACTAAAGAAAAGCATCATTCCCGTTTCGCAATTAGAAACTTCTGTTTTATTCAATTCTCGAACCTATTCAATGAGTAAGTTATTAAAAAACAGCTTTTCAGGAATTATTGCGGAGCATAAACGTCGTTCACCATCGAAATCGGTTATCAATAATAATCATTCCGTTGAAGATGTGGTTTTAGGTTATCAAAATGCTGGAGTATGCGGAATTTCCGTTTTGACGGATGCTAAATATTTTGGTGGAAGTTTAGATGATTTATTATTAGCGAAATCTTCGGTAAATGTTCCGTTGTTACGAAAAGAATTCATTGTTGACGAATACCAAATTTTAGAAGCCAAAGCCCACGGAGCCGATGTAATCTTACTAATTGCAGCGGTTTTAACTCGAGAAAAAATAAAGCAACTTTCAGAATTTGCACAAAGTTTAGGTTTAGAAGTATTGTTAGAAGTTCACAATTTGGAAGAATTGGAAAAATCGATTATGCCAAGTTTGGATATGATTGGCGTGAACAATCGCAATTTAAAAACTTTTGAAGTGAGTTTAGATTACAGCAAAGAATTAGCTACTAAAATTCCAGACGAATTTGTAAAAGTATCTGAAAGTGGCATTAGTTCAATTGAGGCTGTAAATGAATTGCAACAATTTGGCTATCAAGGCTTTTTAACGGGAGAACATTTCATGAAAACCGAAAATCCTGGTTTGGAAGCTAAACGATTCATTCAAAAACTAATGTCATGA
- a CDS encoding phosphoribosylanthranilate isomerase, translating into MKNIKLKICGMKDSENIMEISALQPDYLGFIFWEKSKRNMTLDVIPELLETTKRVGVFVNASIQEIASKINQYQLDIIQLHGNESVIFCKNVKKLGVEVIKVFSMDSNFNFSVVKDYVLAVDYFLFDTKGKLPGGNGITFDWNVLENYHFNVPYFLSGGIGTTEIDGLKEFLKSPGAKKCYAIDVNSRFEKKPGIKNKIKLQKFKKLLYEI; encoded by the coding sequence ATGAAAAATATAAAACTAAAAATTTGTGGCATGAAAGATTCAGAAAACATCATGGAAATTTCTGCTTTACAACCTGATTATCTTGGTTTTATCTTTTGGGAAAAATCAAAACGAAATATGACTTTAGATGTTATTCCTGAACTTCTTGAAACTACAAAAAGAGTTGGGGTTTTTGTGAATGCGTCCATACAAGAAATTGCTTCGAAAATTAATCAATACCAATTAGACATCATTCAATTACATGGAAATGAGTCGGTTATTTTTTGTAAAAACGTAAAAAAACTCGGTGTTGAAGTCATCAAAGTTTTTTCTATGGATTCGAATTTCAATTTTTCTGTGGTTAAAGATTATGTATTAGCTGTCGATTATTTTCTTTTTGATACCAAAGGAAAATTACCGGGAGGAAATGGCATTACTTTCGATTGGAATGTCTTGGAAAACTATCACTTTAATGTTCCGTATTTTTTAAGTGGTGGAATTGGAACAACAGAAATTGACGGATTAAAAGAATTTCTAAAATCACCCGGTGCAAAAAAATGCTACGCAATTGATGTTAACAGTCGTTTTGAGAAAAAACCTGGAATCAAAAATAAAATCAAATTACAAAAATTTAAAAAATTGCTATATGAAATATAA
- the trpB gene encoding tryptophan synthase subunit beta yields MKYNVDENGFYGKFGGAFIPEMLYPNVEELKVNYLKIMTEPSFQEEFNDLLQQFVGRPTPLYFAKRLSEKYNTKIYLKREDLCHTGAHKINNTIGQILVAKRLGKTRIIAETGAGQHGVATATVCALMGLECIVYMGEVDIKRQAPNVARMKMLGAEVRAATSGSKTLKDATNEAIRDWINNPIDTFYIIGSVVGPHPYPDMVARFQSVISKEIKSQLLKQEGRENPDYVIACVGGGSNAAGAFYEFLDEESVKLIAVEAAGHGVDSGESAATSVLGKIGIIHGSKTLLMQTEDGQITEPYSISAGLDYPGVGPLHAHLHDTKRAEFIAITDSEAMQAGLEVSKTEGIIPAIETAHAFSVLDKKQFQPNDIVVINLSGRGDKDLNTYIDYFNLSDK; encoded by the coding sequence ATGAAATATAATGTTGATGAAAACGGATTTTACGGAAAATTTGGAGGTGCTTTTATTCCAGAAATGTTGTATCCCAATGTTGAAGAATTAAAAGTAAACTATCTTAAAATAATGACTGAACCTTCTTTCCAAGAAGAGTTTAACGACTTATTACAACAATTTGTAGGTCGCCCAACGCCTCTGTATTTTGCCAAACGCTTATCCGAAAAATACAATACCAAAATCTACTTGAAGCGAGAAGATTTATGTCACACTGGAGCACACAAAATCAACAACACCATCGGTCAAATTTTAGTTGCCAAGCGTTTAGGAAAAACCAGAATTATTGCAGAAACTGGCGCAGGACAACACGGCGTGGCAACGGCAACGGTTTGTGCTCTAATGGGATTAGAATGTATTGTGTATATGGGTGAAGTTGATATTAAACGTCAGGCTCCAAATGTAGCTCGCATGAAAATGTTAGGCGCAGAAGTTCGTGCTGCAACTTCGGGGTCAAAAACTTTAAAAGATGCTACAAACGAAGCCATTCGCGATTGGATTAATAACCCAATTGATACGTTTTATATTATAGGTTCTGTGGTTGGACCTCATCCTTATCCTGATATGGTGGCACGCTTTCAAAGTGTTATTTCCAAAGAAATTAAATCCCAACTTTTAAAACAAGAAGGCAGAGAAAATCCAGATTACGTAATTGCTTGTGTGGGTGGCGGAAGTAATGCTGCTGGTGCTTTTTACGAATTTTTAGATGAAGAATCAGTTAAATTAATTGCTGTGGAAGCTGCAGGACATGGCGTTGATTCAGGTGAAAGTGCTGCGACATCTGTTTTAGGAAAAATTGGAATTATTCACGGAAGTAAAACCTTATTAATGCAAACAGAAGACGGACAAATTACCGAACCTTATTCAATTTCAGCAGGTTTAGATTATCCTGGAGTTGGACCACTTCATGCTCATTTACACGATACTAAAAGAGCAGAATTCATTGCAATAACAGATTCCGAAGCCATGCAAGCTGGATTAGAAGTATCAAAAACAGAAGGCATTATTCCAGCCATTGAAACGGCACATGCTTTTTCAGTTTTGGATAAAAAACAATTCCAACCTAATGATATTGTTGTAATCAACTTATCAGGAAGAGGCGACAAAGATTTAAATACTTATATTGATTATTTTAATTTAAGTGATAAGTAA
- the trpA gene encoding tryptophan synthase subunit alpha: MNRINQKLQEDKKLLSIYFTAGFPKLNDTVTIIQELEKNGVDMIEIGLPFSDPLADGPTIQESSTIAIENGMTTSLLFEQLKNIRKSVQIPLIIMGYFNPMMQFGMEKFCQKCAEVGIDGLIIPDLPLFVYETEYKSIFEKYHLKNIFLISPQTSNERIKQIDTISDSFIYMVSSAAVTGSQSGFGSEQMDYFKRISELKLKNQQIVGFGIKDKTTFNQATEFQKGAIIGSAFISFLKYNPISNIQEFINKIW, translated from the coding sequence ATGAACAGAATCAACCAAAAATTACAAGAAGATAAAAAACTGCTTTCTATCTATTTTACAGCAGGATTTCCAAAATTAAACGATACGGTTACCATTATCCAAGAATTGGAGAAAAACGGTGTTGATATGATTGAAATTGGGTTACCATTTTCAGATCCGTTAGCCGATGGACCAACCATTCAAGAAAGTTCGACAATTGCAATTGAAAATGGAATGACGACTTCGCTTCTATTTGAGCAATTAAAAAACATTAGAAAATCGGTTCAAATTCCTTTAATTATAATGGGTTATTTCAATCCGATGATGCAATTTGGAATGGAAAAGTTCTGTCAAAAATGCGCTGAAGTTGGGATTGATGGCTTAATTATTCCTGATTTACCACTATTCGTTTACGAAACCGAATACAAGTCGATTTTCGAAAAATACCATTTGAAAAACATCTTTTTAATTTCGCCACAAACATCAAACGAACGTATAAAACAAATTGATACAATTTCGGATAGTTTTATTTATATGGTTAGCTCGGCTGCGGTTACTGGAAGCCAATCTGGTTTTGGTTCAGAGCAAATGGATTATTTCAAAAGAATTTCCGAATTAAAACTAAAAAATCAGCAAATAGTTGGATTTGGAATTAAAGACAAAACCACCTTCAATCAAGCAACTGAATTTCAAAAAGGCGCAATCATTGGCAGTGCTTTTATATCGTTTTTAAAATATAATCCAATTTCCAACATCCAAGAATTTATCAATAAAATATGGTAA
- a CDS encoding serine protease, with amino-acid sequence MNFLEHYEPLLKAFWYIALPVSIFFLLQTISTFIGFSGSETDADTDGGDGDMPFEIFTLRNLINFLLGFSWTGISLYDSIENKTILIGISLLVGILFVGVFFLIIKQIVKLSEDNSFKIENTINKTGEVYLTIPESKSGKGKIQISVNGSFHELDAITNSSEKLSSGIAVKVVAVEYNLVIVEKI; translated from the coding sequence ATGAATTTTTTAGAACATTATGAGCCTTTACTCAAGGCTTTTTGGTACATTGCTTTACCGGTAAGTATTTTTTTTCTATTACAAACTATTTCAACTTTTATTGGATTTAGTGGTTCTGAAACCGATGCCGATACAGATGGCGGTGATGGTGATATGCCTTTCGAAATATTTACTCTTAGAAACTTAATCAACTTTTTATTAGGTTTTAGCTGGACTGGAATTTCACTTTATGATTCTATTGAAAACAAAACGATTTTAATTGGTATTTCATTACTAGTTGGAATTCTATTTGTTGGTGTTTTCTTTTTAATTATCAAACAAATAGTAAAACTTTCAGAAGATAATAGTTTCAAAATTGAAAATACTATCAATAAAACGGGTGAAGTATATTTGACCATTCCTGAATCTAAATCTGGTAAAGGTAAAATCCAAATAAGTGTAAATGGTTCATTTCATGAATTGGATGCTATTACTAATTCATCTGAAAAACTTTCTTCTGGAATTGCTGTAAAAGTAGTTGCAGTAGAGTACAACTTAGTTATCGTAGAAAAAATCTAA
- a CDS encoding flotillin family protein: MNILPIIIVLAFVVFVTIVTLISRYKRCPSDKILVIYGKTGGTSAKCVHGGGAFIWPVIQDFQYLDLKPISIEANLTNALSRQNIRVDVPCRFTIAISTETDSMNTAAERLLGLHPEQIQELAKDILFGQLRLVIATMTIEEINSDRDKFLDNISKNVDSELKKIGLKLINVNVTDIKDESGYIEALGKEAAAKAINEAKISVAEQEKIGETGKAVADREKDVQIAETHRDRDVKIAVTNKDREVSIAAAFRDESIGKAEAQRDTRVATSEANAIAIKGENEAKIAIAQSEAARREKEAEALRIALASEKVQQAKALEEAYQAEQKAEAARAERERSTQNANIVIPAEIAKQKAVIDAQAEAERIRVQAKGEADAIFAKMEAEAKGLYEILTKQAEGYREVVGAAGGDPTKAFQLLLIEKLPELVKTQVEAVKNIKIDKITVWDSGNNTDGNGSTANFVSGMMKTVPPLNDLFNMAGLNLPTYLKGEDVPKDVSNSNDITPTEEVK, encoded by the coding sequence ATGAACATTTTACCTATTATTATTGTACTAGCTTTCGTAGTATTTGTTACTATCGTAACTTTAATCTCGCGTTACAAAAGATGTCCTTCAGACAAAATTTTAGTAATTTATGGAAAAACTGGTGGCACATCTGCAAAATGTGTTCATGGTGGTGGTGCCTTTATTTGGCCTGTAATTCAGGATTTTCAATATTTAGATTTAAAACCCATTTCTATTGAAGCGAATTTAACCAATGCGCTTTCAAGACAAAACATTCGTGTTGACGTTCCTTGTCGTTTTACAATTGCAATTTCTACTGAAACAGACAGCATGAATACAGCAGCTGAGCGTTTGTTAGGTTTACATCCGGAACAAATTCAAGAGTTGGCAAAAGATATCTTATTTGGTCAATTACGTTTGGTAATCGCAACGATGACGATTGAAGAAATTAACTCGGATAGAGATAAATTTTTAGATAACATTTCTAAAAACGTAGATTCTGAATTAAAGAAAATCGGATTAAAATTAATCAACGTTAACGTTACCGATATCAAAGATGAATCGGGTTATATTGAAGCTTTAGGAAAAGAAGCGGCTGCAAAAGCAATTAACGAAGCTAAAATTTCAGTTGCTGAGCAAGAGAAAATCGGGGAAACTGGAAAAGCAGTTGCTGATCGTGAAAAAGACGTTCAAATTGCAGAAACGCACAGAGATCGTGATGTTAAAATCGCAGTAACAAACAAAGACAGAGAAGTAAGTATTGCTGCAGCTTTTAGAGATGAAAGTATTGGTAAAGCAGAAGCGCAAAGAGATACTCGTGTAGCAACTTCTGAAGCAAACGCGATTGCGATTAAGGGAGAAAATGAGGCGAAAATTGCCATTGCTCAATCAGAAGCAGCAAGACGTGAAAAAGAAGCAGAAGCATTACGTATTGCGTTAGCTTCTGAAAAAGTACAACAAGCAAAAGCATTAGAAGAAGCATATCAAGCGGAACAAAAAGCGGAAGCTGCTCGTGCTGAAAGAGAACGTTCTACTCAAAATGCTAACATTGTAATTCCAGCTGAAATTGCAAAACAAAAAGCAGTTATTGACGCACAAGCAGAAGCAGAGAGAATTAGAGTGCAAGCAAAAGGAGAAGCTGATGCGATTTTTGCAAAAATGGAAGCGGAAGCAAAAGGTTTGTATGAAATCTTAACAAAACAAGCAGAAGGTTATCGTGAAGTTGTAGGCGCAGCTGGTGGTGATCCAACAAAAGCATTCCAATTATTGTTGATTGAAAAATTACCTGAATTGGTTAAAACACAAGTTGAAGCTGTTAAGAATATCAAGATTGATAAAATCACGGTTTGGGATTCAGGAAATAATACAGATGGTAATGGTTCTACAGCAAATTTTGTGTCAGGAATGATGAAAACTGTTCCTCCTTTAAACGATCTATTTAATATGGCTGGTTTAAATTTACCAACGTATTTAAAAGGAGAAGATGTTCCTAAAGATGTTTCTAATTCTAACGATATTACTCCAACAGAAGAAGTAAAATAA
- a CDS encoding M28 family metallopeptidase, with protein MKKIFFSGAILTLLLASCSSTQTAKKKEAEAGTYITTITAPELSKHLYIVAGDEMQGRNTGEPGQKKAGEYLINEYKKMGISFPPGATDFYQKVPSEFMKRGFAPKLNDSENIWAFIKGSEKPDEILVISAHYDHVGMKNGEIYNGADDDGSGTVALLEIAQAFKEAQKKGHGPKRSILFLHVTGEEHGLHGSRYYSENPLFPLANTIADINIDMIGRRDTLHPNTNNYIYVIGSDRLSSELHDINEAVNTKYTQLELDYKYNDRKDPERIYFRSDHYNFAKKGIPSIFFFNGIHADYHLPSDTPDKIEYDALAKRAQLAFALAWELANRPERIKVDRDGK; from the coding sequence ATGAAGAAAATATTTTTTTCAGGTGCTATCCTAACCCTTCTATTAGCGAGTTGTTCTTCTACTCAAACCGCCAAAAAAAAGGAAGCTGAAGCAGGAACTTATATTACTACAATTACTGCTCCCGAACTAAGCAAGCACTTATATATTGTAGCTGGTGATGAAATGCAAGGTAGAAACACTGGAGAACCTGGACAAAAAAAGGCAGGTGAGTATTTGATTAATGAATACAAAAAAATGGGAATTAGCTTTCCTCCTGGCGCTACAGATTTCTATCAAAAAGTACCTTCTGAATTTATGAAAAGAGGTTTTGCTCCTAAATTGAATGATTCAGAAAACATTTGGGCTTTTATCAAAGGTTCGGAAAAACCAGATGAAATTTTAGTGATTTCTGCTCACTATGACCATGTGGGAATGAAAAATGGTGAAATCTATAATGGTGCTGATGATGATGGTTCTGGAACTGTTGCTTTGCTAGAAATTGCTCAAGCATTTAAAGAAGCTCAGAAAAAAGGACATGGACCTAAACGCTCTATCTTGTTTTTACACGTAACAGGTGAAGAACATGGATTACATGGTTCAAGATATTATTCTGAGAATCCTTTATTCCCATTGGCAAACACAATTGCTGATATTAATATTGATATGATTGGAAGAAGAGATACACTCCATCCAAACACAAATAATTACATTTATGTTATTGGTTCAGACAGATTAAGTAGTGAATTACATGATATTAATGAAGCTGTAAACACTAAATATACCCAATTAGAATTGGATTACAAATACAATGATAGAAAAGATCCGGAAAGAATATATTTCCGTTCAGACCACTATAACTTTGCAAAAAAAGGAATTCCTTCAATTTTTTTCTTTAACGGAATACATGCAGATTATCACTTACCAAGTGATACTCCAGACAAAATTGAATACGATGCCTTAGCAAAACGAGCTCAATTAGCTTTTGCTTTAGCGTGGGAATTAGCCAATCGTCCTGAACGAATTAAAGTAGATAGAGACGGAAAATAA